The following coding sequences lie in one Pseudorca crassidens isolate mPseCra1 chromosome 2, mPseCra1.hap1, whole genome shotgun sequence genomic window:
- the BSDC1 gene encoding BSD domain-containing protein 1 isoform X3, translating to MSCGQDGGRGGRGMVAELAAAELPGSQGEVLRSLGVHEAGPDRVHPGGAARHSLHHCSHCQRGQGEAGCLQSLVLSLSLPSLLTYTEGSSGATEKMKKGLSDFLGVISDTFAPSPDKTIDCDVITLMGTPSGTAEPYDGTKARLYSLQSDPATYCNEPDGPLELFDTWLSQFCLEEKKGEISELLVGSPSIRALYTKMVPAAVSHSEFWQRYFYKVHQLEQEQARRDALKQRAEQSISEEPGWEEEEEELVGISPTSPKEAKVPVAKTSTSLEGGPGPRSPCEENLVTPVEAPTEVTPSESSESISLVTQIAKPTPASEAPVLPKDLSQKLLEESLEEQDLAVDVGETGPPPLAQSKPHTPAGRPSGPEPRPPARVETLREEVLTDLRVFELNSDSGKSTPSNGKKGSSTDISEDWEKDFDLDMTEEEVQMALSKVDASGELEDVEWEDWE from the exons ATGTCATGCGGGCAAGATGGCGGAAGG GGAGGACGTGGGATGGTGGCGGAGCTGGCTGCAGCAGAGCTACCAGGCAGTCAAGGAGAAG TCCTCCGAAGCCTTGGAGTTCATGAAGCGGGACCTGACAGAGTTCACCCAGGTGGTGCAGCACGACACAGCCTGCACCATTGCAGCCACTGCCAGCGTGGTCAAGGAGAAGCTGGCT GTTTGCAGAGCCTGGTCCTGTCTCTCAGCCTCCCATCCCTTCttacttat ACTGAAGGCTCCTCGGGAGCAacggaaaaaatgaagaaagggcTGTCTGACTTCCTAGGGGTGATCTCCGACACCTTTGCACCCTCACCAGACAAAACCATTGACTGCGATGTCATCACCCTGATGGGCACACCCTCTGGCACGGCTGAGCCCTATGATGGCACCAAG GCTCGCCTTTATAGCCTGCAGTCAGACCCAGCAACCTACTGCAATGAACCAGATG GGCCCCTGGAGTTGTTTGACACCTGGCTTTCCCAGTTCTGCTTGGAGGAGAAGAAGGGGGAGATCTCAGAGCTCCTTGTAGGCAGCCCCTCCATCCGGGCCCTCTACACCAAGATG GTGCCTGCAGCTGTTTCCCATTCAGAATTCTGGCAGCGGTATTTCTATAAAGTCCATCAACTAGAGCAG GAGCAGGCCCGGAGGGATGCCCTGAAGCAGCGTGCAGAACAGAGCATCTCTGAAGAGCCTggctgggaggaggaagaag AGGAGCTTGTGGGCATTTCACCCACATCTCCAAAAGAGGCCAAGGTtcctgtggccaaaacttccacaTCCCTTGAAGGAGGACCTGGCCCCCGGAGTCCCTGTGAAGAGAATCTGGTGACCCCGGTTGAGGCTCCAACAGAGGTGACTCCATCGGAGAGCAGTGAGAGCATCTCCCTCGTGACACAGATTGCCAAACCCACCCCTGCATCTGAGGCACCAGTGCTGCCCAAGGACCTGTCCCAAAAGCTGCTAGAGGAATCTTTGGAGGAACAGGACCTGGCTGTGGATGTGGGCGAGACTGGACCCCCACCCCTAGCTCAGTCCAAGCCCCACACCCCTGCTGGCCGCCCCAGCGGTCCAGAGCCCCGGCCTCCAGCCAGAGTAGAGACTCTCAGGGAGGAGGTACTCACAGACTTACGGGTGTTTGAGCTGAATTCAGACAGCGGGAAGTCTACACCCTCCAATGGAAAAAAAG